In a single window of the Mesoplodon densirostris isolate mMesDen1 chromosome 18, mMesDen1 primary haplotype, whole genome shotgun sequence genome:
- the WBP2 gene encoding WW domain-binding protein 2 isoform X1 yields MALNKNHSEGGGVIVNNTESILMSYDHVELTFSDMRNVPEAFKGTKKGTVYLTPYRVIFLSKGKDAMQSFMMPFYLMKDCEIKQPVFGANYIKGTVKAEAGGGWEGSASYKLTFMAGGAIEFGQRMLQVASQASRGEAPNGAYGYSYMPSGAYVFPPPVANGMYPCPPGYPCPLPPAEFYPGPPMMDGAMGYMQPPPPPYPGPMEPPVSGPDVSSTPAAEAKAAEAAASAYYNPGNPHNVYMPTSQPPPPPYYPPEDKKTQ; encoded by the exons ATGGCGCTCAACAAGAATCACTCGGAGGGCGGCGGAGTGATCGTCAACAATACTGAGAG CATCCTGATGTCCTATGACCATGTAGAACTTACGTTCAGTGACATGAGGAATGTGCCAGAGGCCTTCAAAGGGACCAAGAAAGGCACCGTCTACCTTACCCCGTACCGG GTCATCTTTCTGTCCAAGGGGAAGGATGCCATGCAGTCCTTCATGATGCCGTTTTATCTGATGAAGGACTGTGAGATCAAGCAGCCTGTGTTTGGAGCAAACTACATCAAGGGAACAGTGAAGGCTGAAGCAGGAG GTGGCTGGGAAGGCTCTGCGTCATACAAGTTGACCTTTATGGCAGGGGGCGCCATCGAATTTGGACAGCGGATGCTACAGGTGGCATCTCAAG CCTCCCGAGGTGAAGCCCCCAACGGAGCCTATGGTTACTCTTACATGCCCAGCGGGGCCTATGTCTTCCCCCCACCAGTCGCCAATGGAATGTACCCCTGCCCTCCTGGCTACCCCTGTCCACTGCCCCCAGCTG AGTTCTATCCGGGACCTCCCATGATGGACGGGGCCATGGGGTACATGCAGCCCCCGCCGCCGCCCTACCCTGGGCCCATGGAGCCTCCGGTCAGCGGCCCCGATGTCTCCTCCACTCCTGCAG CTGAAGCCAAGGCCGCCGAAGCAGCCGCCAGCGCCTATTACAACCCAGGCAACCCACACAATGTCTACATGCCCACG agCCAGCCACCACCACCTCCTTATTACCCCCCAGAAGATAAGAAGACTCAGTAG
- the WBP2 gene encoding WW domain-binding protein 2 isoform X2 has product MALNKNHSEGGGVIVNNTESILMSYDHVELTFSDMRNVPEAFKGTKKGTVYLTPYRVIFLSKGKDAMQSFMMPFYLMKDCEIKQPVFGANYIKGTVKAEAGGGWEGSASYKLTFMAGGAIEFGQRMLQVASQEFYPGPPMMDGAMGYMQPPPPPYPGPMEPPVSGPDVSSTPAAEAKAAEAAASAYYNPGNPHNVYMPTSQPPPPPYYPPEDKKTQ; this is encoded by the exons ATGGCGCTCAACAAGAATCACTCGGAGGGCGGCGGAGTGATCGTCAACAATACTGAGAG CATCCTGATGTCCTATGACCATGTAGAACTTACGTTCAGTGACATGAGGAATGTGCCAGAGGCCTTCAAAGGGACCAAGAAAGGCACCGTCTACCTTACCCCGTACCGG GTCATCTTTCTGTCCAAGGGGAAGGATGCCATGCAGTCCTTCATGATGCCGTTTTATCTGATGAAGGACTGTGAGATCAAGCAGCCTGTGTTTGGAGCAAACTACATCAAGGGAACAGTGAAGGCTGAAGCAGGAG GTGGCTGGGAAGGCTCTGCGTCATACAAGTTGACCTTTATGGCAGGGGGCGCCATCGAATTTGGACAGCGGATGCTACAGGTGGCATCTCAAG AGTTCTATCCGGGACCTCCCATGATGGACGGGGCCATGGGGTACATGCAGCCCCCGCCGCCGCCCTACCCTGGGCCCATGGAGCCTCCGGTCAGCGGCCCCGATGTCTCCTCCACTCCTGCAG CTGAAGCCAAGGCCGCCGAAGCAGCCGCCAGCGCCTATTACAACCCAGGCAACCCACACAATGTCTACATGCCCACG agCCAGCCACCACCACCTCCTTATTACCCCCCAGAAGATAAGAAGACTCAGTAG